The following nucleotide sequence is from Methanomassiliicoccales archaeon.
ATGCTCGTATATTTCTCGATTTCGTGAAGTTTTATCTTTCCTTCTTTTAATCCTTGTATTATCTCTTCCTGTATCATATGATCCCTTATAATTCTTTTAACATTTTTGGGATGTCTGACGGCTTTTCAGCCACTTGCACATCTGCCCTTTCAAGGGCTCTTATTTTACTTTCAGCCGTCCCCGCACCCCTTTCTATGATCGCCCCGGCGTGTCCCATCCTTTTTCCAGGGGGTGCTGTTCTACCAGCTATGAATGCCATAACAGGCTTTGATATGTGCTCTTTTATGTATTCTGCTGCTCTTTCCTCGGCGTCCCCTCCAATTTCCCCTATCATGAGTATCGCCCTGGTATCCTTGTCCTCTTCAAACTCTTTAAGGACATCGGCAAAGGTTAGGCCTACTATTGGGTCGCCCCCAATACCTATACATGTGCTCTGTCCCATTCCATTGTTTGTAATCTGGTAGGCGAATTCATAGGTTAGTGTCCCGCTCCTTGAAACTATGCCAA
It contains:
- the sucD gene encoding succinate--CoA ligase subunit alpha, which encodes AKEETDVNASIIFVPAPFAKDAAYEAIKHLDLVVIITEHIPVHDSMQIMEYARRMKTTIIGPNTPGIITPGVGKLGIMPGHIFQEGDIGIVSRSGTLTYEFAYQITNNGMGQSTCIGIGGDPIVGLTFADVLKEFEEDKDTRAILMIGEIGGDAEERAAEYIKEHISKPVMAFIAGRTAPPGKRMGHAGAIIERGAGTAESKIRALERADVQVAEKPSDIPKMLKEL